A portion of the Candoia aspera isolate rCanAsp1 chromosome 18, rCanAsp1.hap2, whole genome shotgun sequence genome contains these proteins:
- the LOC134507021 gene encoding solute carrier family 2, facilitated glucose transporter member 5-like: MPRSKPEEPRKGRMTVMLALVTLVAAFGSSFQYGYNVSVINSPATFMQQFYNETYQERYSKFMDENLMTALWSLSVSFFPLGGFFGSLMVGPMVNSCGRKGTLLINNIFSIIPAILMGTSKVAKTFEVIIICRIIIGICAGLSSNVVPMYLGEMSPKNLRGAVGVMPQLFITVGILVAQILGMRMILGSAKGWPILLGLTGVPAALQLLLLPFFPESPRYLLIQKGDEESARTALKKLRGWDDVEDEMEEMRQEDLVEKAEGRMSVLTLFTYRGLRWQLISIIVLMMGQQLSGVNAVYYYADRIYMNAGIEENNVQFVTVGTGAVNVVMTVVAVFIIESLGRRILLLAGFGICCVACAVLTIALNLKMITWMPYISIACILSYVIGHAIGASPIPSVMIMEMFLQSSRPAAFMVGGSVHWLSNFTVGLVFSYLERGLGPYCFLIFCAICLATAVYVFLIVPETKNKTFMEINQIMAKRNGTEEQAEKDELKDFTAVPAPYGKKIEGDRTSAL; encoded by the exons ATGCCACGGTCTAAGCCAGAGGAACCCAGGAAGGGG AGAATGACGGTCATGCTGGCGCTGGTGACCCTCGTAGCTGCCTTTGGATCGTCCTTCCAGTACGGATACAATGTCTCTGTGATCAATTCTCCAGCTACG TTCATGCAACAATTTTACAACGAAACTTACCAGGAGCGATACAGTAAATTTATGGATGAAAACTTGATGACTGCCCTCTGGTCCCTCAGTGTGTCCTTCTTCCCGCTTGGGGGGTTCTTTGGATCGCTGATGGTGGGCCCCATGGTGAACAGCTGTGGCAG AAAGGGCACGCTACTCATCAACAACATCTTCTCCATCATCCCTGCCATCCTCATGGGGACCTCCAAGGTGGCGAAGACCTTCGAGGTGATCATCATCTGCCGCATCATCATCGGAATCTGTGCAG GCCTTTCTTCCAACGTTGTCCCCATGTACCTTGGGGAGATGTCCCCCAAAAACCTCAGAGGAGCTGTCGGGGTGATGCCGCAGCTGTTCATCACGGTGGGGATCTTGGTGGCTCAGATCCTGGGAATGAGGATGATCCTGGGAAGTGCCAAAG GGTGGCCGATCCTCTTGGGTCTAACGGGAGTGCCCGCCGCATTGCAGCTTCTACTGCTGCCCTTTTTTCCCGAGAGCCCGAGGTACCTGCTGATCCAGAAAGGGGATGAAGAGAGCGCAAGAACAG CTTTGAAGAAGCTACGAGGCTGGGACGACGTGGAGGACGAGATGGAGGAGATGCGACAGGAAGACCTAGTGGAGAAAGCTGAGGGGCGGATGTCAGTGCTGACCCTCTTCACCTACCGAGGCCTTCGGTGGCAACTCATCTCCATCATCGTCTTGATGATGGGGCAGCAGCTCTCTGGGGTTAACGCA GTGTACTATTATGCTGACCGAATCTATATGAATGCAGGAATAGAGGAAAACAATGTGCAGTTTGTCACAGTGGGAACAGGAGCCGTCAACGTAGTCATGACTGTCGTTGCG GTATTTATCATTGAGTCTCTGGGACGAAGGATTTTGCTTCTGGCTGGTTTTGGGATCTGCTGCGTTGCCTGTGCTGTGCTAACCATAGCGCTGAATCTcaaa atgaTTACGTGGATGCCTTACATCAGCATTGCCTGCATACTCTCCTACGTCATCGGACACGCAATTGGAGCAA GCCCAATTCCAAGCGTCATGATCATGGAAATGTTTCTGCAGTCGTCTCGGCCCGCCGCATTCATGGTGGGAGGTTCTGTGCACTGGCTTTCAAACTTCACCGTTGGGCTTGTTTTCAGCTACCTAGAG CGAGGGCTCGGCCCCTACTGCTTCCTCATTTTTTGCGCCATCTGCTTGGCCACCGCGGTTTATGTCTTCCTCATCGTCCCCGAAACCAAGAACAAAACCTTTATGGAAATCAACCAGATCATGGCCAAGAGGAACGGCACCGAAGAACAGGCAGAGAAGGATGAATTGAAGGATTTCACCGCCGTTCCTGCCCCGTACGGGAAGAAAATCGAGGGGGACAGAACCAGCGCGTTGTAA
- the CA6 gene encoding carbonic anhydrase 6, giving the protein MRTSDWVLRLCFLHLSSSHILEWTYNGERNEDQWGRHFEHCLGKLQSPINIQRSKVKFNPDLEPLELHGYGHRQDKFRMTNNGHSVVIQLPPSMIIMKGLPGKFTAIQLHLHWGGMDFETSGSEHTINGMRYIAELHIVHYNSEAYSSFEEAKDQPDGLAVLAFLFVGSHFENAYYSDFITTLAKIKFAGESTTLNSLNVLAMLPENLSNFYRYHGSLTTPPCTENVIWTVFDSPIKLSHAQARRCFLFWSPILLQEMLLRTVCRELCAKESWEPSASLQINLLENTLLDWKNQTLRNDYRQIQPLNGRVVKASFSPQLVEGRCRPGSISSKLSRIQTRLREMKKYLLDVIGKPGHHQRSLQAFHFPLENTASYVTVIPLKPMQLKTFTLCFWVQNRNQGRQTVLFYSTPESENELVISVGMAVGVWIGGKFVQFDLHRRAEDWVHHCVTWVSSSGTINLWVNGAVGTARNIQKNYVIQSGGTPILGKRKNAMLDVFADAFSGWMSHINLWSWLLDQNDIQELTLCKHSQQKGDIFAWGETHMSLFGGVALGPDTSCR; this is encoded by the exons ATGAGGACTAGCGACTGGGTGCTCCGTCTCTGCTTTCTGCATCTGAGTTCTTCCCACATCTTAGAGTGGACATACAATG GGGAACGCAACGAAGATCAATGGGGAAGGCACTTCGAACACTGCCTGGGCAAACTGCAATCCCCTATCAACATTCAGAGGTCGAAAGTCAAATTTAATCCAGATCTGGAACCGCTGGAGCTTCATGGTTATGGCCACCGGCAGGACAAATTCAGGATGACCAACAATGGCCATTCAG TTGTCATTCAGCTACCTCCATCCATGATCATTATGAAAGGCCTTCCTGGGAAATTCACAGCGATCCAGCTGCACCTTCACTGGGGAGGCATGGATTTTGAGACCAGTGGATCCGAACACACCATCAATGGGATGCGATACATAGCTGAG CTCCACATTGTCCATTACAACTCAGAAGCTTACTCCAGTTTTGAAGAAGCAAAAGATCAACCTGACGGGCTGGCTGTTCTGGCTTTTCTATTTGTG GGCAGCCATTTTGAGAACGCCTACTACAGCGATTTCATTACCACATTGGCCAAAATTAAGTTTGCAG GGGAATCAACCACCCTCAATAGTCTGAATGTCCTGGCCATGTTGCCAGAAAATCTCTCCAATTTCTATCGCTATCATGGTTCGTTGACTACCCCGCCATGTACAGAGAATGTGATCTGGACTGTGTTTGACTCACCTATCAAGCTGTCCCATGCCCAGGCAAGGAGATGTTTTCTCTTTTGGTCCCCCATACT CCTCCAGGAAATGCTTTTGAGAACTGTCTGCCGCGAGCTTTGTGCAAAGGAGAGCTGG gaaCCATCTGCTTCTTTGCAGATTAATCTGCTGGAAAACACGTTGCTTGACTGGAAGAACCAGACCCTGAGGAACGATTACCGTCAAATCCAGCCTCTGAACGGCAGGGTTGTCAAGGCCTCCTTCTCACCCCAGCTGGTCGAAG GAAGGTGCCGCCCCGGGAGCATCTCCAGCAAGCTCAGCAGAATACAGACCAGGCTTCGTGAAATGAAGAAGTATCTTCTGGATGTTATAGGCAAGCCGG GCCACCACCAACGCAGCTTGCAAGCCTTCCACTTCCCATTGGAGAACACCGCCAGCTACGTGACCGTCATCCCCCTCAAGCCGATGCAGCTGAAGACCTTCACcctgtgtttctgggtgcagaaCCGCAACCAGGGCAGGCAGACCGTTCTCTTCTACTCCACTCCAGAAAGCGAGAACGAGCTGGTCATCAGCGTGGGCATGGCGGTGGGGGTGTGGATTGGGGGGAAGTTTGTGCAGTTTGACCTCCACCGCCGGGCAGAAGACTGGGTCCATCACTGTGTCACCTGGGTCTCCAGCTCGGGCACCATCAACCTGTGGGTGAACGGGGCGGTGGGCACGGCCCGGAACATTCAGAAAAACTACGTCATCCAGAGCGGTGGGACGCCGATCCTCGGCAAGCGGAAGAACGCCATGCTGGACGTGTTTGCGGATGCCTTCTCTGGTTGGATGAGTCACATCAATCTTTGGAGCTGGCTGCTGGACCAGAACGACATCCAGGAACTCACCCTTTGCAAACACAGTCAGCAAAAAGGAGATATCTTTGCCTGGGGAGAAACCCACATGTCCCTGTTTGGCGGGGTGGCGCTAGGCCCTGATACCAGTTGCAGGTGA